GAAACCATCACCAACTTTTCGGGTGGTATACAGGGCGGTATCAGCAATGGCATGCCTGTCGAGTTCAGGGTAGCGTTTAAGCCTGTGGCTACCATTATGCACAATCAGCAAACGGTAAACAGCGCCGGCGAAGCATCAGAGATCAGCGGCAAGGGCCGTCACGACCCTTGTGTGGTACCACGCGCCGTGCCTATTGTTGAGGCCATGGCGGCATTGGTTTTAGCCGATCATGTGCTGCGTAACAGGGCCGCTAAAGTATAATCGTTACAAACATCCCCATAAAAAGCACGTTATCTTTATATGATACGTGCTCTAATATACGACCTGGACAATACCATCTACCCTGTTGAATCTATAGCCGACGAGGTTTTTGCCGGGTTATTTAAACTTATAGATAATCAGGCTGAAGGCATCAGTTCCTCCGATATCCAAACGGCTAAAAATGAACTTACCCGCCGCCCATTTCAAAAGGTGGCGGACGAATATGGTTTAAGTGATGACCTGAAAGCGCAGGCAGCCGAACTACTTAGAAATCTTACCTACAACAAGCCTATGCAGGCATTTGACGATTACCGCTATGTTAAAACGCTTGCCGTTGATAAATTTTTGGTAACTACCGGTTTTGTAAAGTTGCAAAACAGCAAGGTAAAAATGCTGGGCATAGTCGGAGATTTTAAACAGATCTACGTAGTTGACCCGGAAAGTACCGAAAAAACAAAAAGGCAAATGTTTACGCAAATTCTTGAGAAATTTAACTACAAGGCTGAAGAAGTACTCATTATCGGCGACGACCCGGAATCTGAAATTAAAGAAGCTAAAGCCGTTGGCATTAAAACGGTATTGTACGATCCTGAAAAGCGTTATACTGATGCAGAGGCAGATTACCGTATCACCAATCACCGCGATATCGGCGAGCTGATCTTATAATCCGGCTTGTAACACCTTTACTGTAACCAACAACTGGCCGGTATGCCGCATGGTATGCTCGGCGGCATGTACCAGCAAACCTATAACGGTTGATGGTATTTGCGCCCTGCCTACTCCTCTAAAATCAGTAAGTGTCGCATCATCAGTATTACGCAATTGCTCCACGGCCTTATCCAGCTGCGTGCTAAAAGCATCAGCCAAAGCCATTGCAGTGTATGGTATTTGAGCCAGCTTACCTTCTTGAGACAGAAAATTAAGCTGCTGTTCATTCAGCACTTCGCCGCGGGCATAAGTAAAAAGCCTGTCGAGCACACCGGTTAAGTGCTGCAAATGGAAAGCAGGCGAGGCCTGTCCGGCGGGCGTTTCATAAAGCAGGCTATCCGGAAAATCTTTCATTAATGCACCAATTTCCTCATTTGCCTGCAATAGCGCATGTGCTACGGGCTGCAACAATGCCGGTACACCTGCAACCGGGCCACGCTGCCAAACCTCGGGAAGCTTTTTATTATCCATAATGCTAATCTATACAAAAAGCAATTTGACAAAGTAAGCCGTATGTAAATACTATGGTACGGGTATTGCACTGAATGCGGCAACACATCTACTTTTTATATATGATAACAAAAATAACCAATAACAAAGCCTTATTATTTGTAGCCACAATTGCCTTGGCCTTTATAACTGTGATACCAGGCTGTAAAAAAAGCAAATCAGATTTAGGCAAAGAGATGGCCGATGCCACAGGCAACAAAACCTTTAAGGATATGACCAACGAGGGTTTCGCTGAAGCATTTAAAAAGGCCATGACGGATAATAAATCGCTTCTCACTTATCCGGATGTAATTAAATCTTATTATGCTGAAAATGATTATGAACCGGTTTTGGTGCTTAACCACTTAAAAAACGAAGATCTGCAAACACTGTCGACCTATCTTGACAATTCAACGCAGCATGGCATTAACCCGCAGATATTCCGTGCCGACAGCATAAAGGCTTTACTTGCACGCATCAAGGATAAAAAGGCCGTTAAAGATGTTAACACCGCCTACACCACGCTTGCTAAACTGGAGTTATTGACTGCTAACTCGTTGATCAGATATTCAAACGCGCTGCAATACGGGTTAATTAGTCCGCGTAAGATATATCAGCGTTACTACACCGAAACCAAACGCCCGGACAGCACATCAATGAAAAGCGTGTTTGCTGTTAAGGAATTGAAAAGTTATCTGGACAGCATCCAACCTAAAAGCGCGCAGTACAAAGCGCTACAAAAAGCCCTGACCGATAAAGTGCAGGCCCCTGGCATGACGCCTGAAGAAAGCGAACGTTATTTCGCGGTAAACCTGGAACGTTTACGCTGGAAAAATAAGCCTGATGCTAAAAAATACGTGATCGTTAACATTCCTGATTATCGTTTAGACGTGATGGAAAATGGCAAATCAGCCTTGAACATGAAGGTTTGCGTTGGCGAAGGCCGTAATATGGATAAAGAAGTAAGCCTGGTAG
This Mucilaginibacter defluvii DNA region includes the following protein-coding sequences:
- a CDS encoding DinB family protein — its product is MDNKKLPEVWQRGPVAGVPALLQPVAHALLQANEEIGALMKDFPDSLLYETPAGQASPAFHLQHLTGVLDRLFTYARGEVLNEQQLNFLSQEGKLAQIPYTAMALADAFSTQLDKAVEQLRNTDDATLTDFRGVGRAQIPSTVIGLLVHAAEHTMRHTGQLLVTVKVLQAGL
- a CDS encoding L,D-transpeptidase family protein, giving the protein MITKITNNKALLFVATIALAFITVIPGCKKSKSDLGKEMADATGNKTFKDMTNEGFAEAFKKAMTDNKSLLTYPDVIKSYYAENDYEPVLVLNHLKNEDLQTLSTYLDNSTQHGINPQIFRADSIKALLARIKDKKAVKDVNTAYTTLAKLELLTANSLIRYSNALQYGLISPRKIYQRYYTETKRPDSTSMKSVFAVKELKSYLDSIQPKSAQYKALQKALTDKVQAPGMTPEESERYFAVNLERLRWKNKPDAKKYVIVNIPDYRLDVMENGKSALNMKVCVGEGRNMDKEVSLVEYDESDKIDRPFSRETPQLGSLIHSVQVNPVWNIPKSIASKEIMVQAANDPYYLDNENIDVYHNGQKVDDPETIDWGSASKNEYEFKQRPGDGNALGKIKFLFKNGSSVYLHDTPAKNAFNQNMRAVSHGCVRVEQPQQLAEALFGNGDKYKMIVDKMNNPSSTPTDIALPNKVPVYLTYVTCWVDDSGKIQFRPDVYGLDVVLYGHMKKLLSV
- a CDS encoding HAD family hydrolase, yielding MIRALIYDLDNTIYPVESIADEVFAGLFKLIDNQAEGISSSDIQTAKNELTRRPFQKVADEYGLSDDLKAQAAELLRNLTYNKPMQAFDDYRYVKTLAVDKFLVTTGFVKLQNSKVKMLGIVGDFKQIYVVDPESTEKTKRQMFTQILEKFNYKAEEVLIIGDDPESEIKEAKAVGIKTVLYDPEKRYTDAEADYRITNHRDIGELIL